The following DNA comes from bacterium.
GCGGATCTCGAAGACGTCCTCGGGGCAGACCGCCTCGCAGCACTGGTTGTTGTCGCAGAGGTCTTCGTCGATCTCGACGGTCGCTTCGGACATGGCCGCCTCCTATGGCGCCAATGTCGCGCCGCCGGGGCCCGCGGGCAAGGGGGACCGGCGGTCGCATTCTGGCGCTGGACGGCGGGAGGCGTCCCGCGATCCCGGCTTAGAATTCCCGGGCGTTCAGAGCAGGGAGGCGGAGGTTAGATGAGCAAGCGCGGATCGCGGGGTCGTGGGGCCGTCGTCGTCGCCGTCGTCGTCGTCGCGGTGGTGGTCGCGGGGATCGTCGGCATTTCGGTGGCGAAGCGCGGCGGCAAGGGGACTCCGGTTCAGACGGCCGTCGTCGCGCGCGAGGACCTGCAGGCCAAGGTC
Coding sequences within:
- a CDS encoding 4Fe-4S dicluster domain-containing protein, yielding MSEATVEIDEDLCDNNQCCEAVCPEDVFEIRNNRVYIVRPDSCILCFKCVEACPAGAISVDY